One window of Medicago truncatula cultivar Jemalong A17 chromosome 2, MtrunA17r5.0-ANR, whole genome shotgun sequence genomic DNA carries:
- the LOC11439324 gene encoding outer envelope membrane protein 7 — MGAITGAVIAVVGVILGWITIEIACKPCLEQGRQAIDRNLNPDYDPDDEDSAAAVRAPLNPAPVAAKTVS, encoded by the coding sequence ATGGGAGCAATCACCGGTGCAGTGATCGCAGTGGTAGGAGTGATTCTAGGTTGGATCACTATCGAGATAGCTTGTAAACCCTGCCTCGAACAAGGTCGTCAAGCCATCGATCGCAATCTCAACCCTGATTACGATCCCGACGACGAAGACAGCGCCGCCGCCGTTCGAGCACCACTCAATCCCGCCCCCGTCGCCGCTAAAACCGTTTCATAA
- the LOC11439325 gene encoding germin-like protein subfamily 1 member 7, whose protein sequence is MKILYFLVSILALASSLAFAYDPSPLQDFCVAIKDPKDGVFVNGKFCKDPALVKAEDFFKHVEAGNASNALGSQVTPVTVDQLFGLNTLGISLARIDFVPRGLNPPHIHPRGTEILIVLEGTLYVGFVTSNQDNNRLFTKVLNKGDVFVFPIGLIHFQLNVGYGNAVAIAGLSSQNPGVITVANALFKSNPLISDEVLTKAFQVDKSIIDYLQKQSWYDNN, encoded by the exons ATGAAGATTCTATACTTCCTTGTTAGCATCTTGGCTTTGGCATCCTCTCTTGCCTTTGCTTATGACCCCAGCCCTCTCCAAGACTTTTGTGTTGCAATCAAAGACCCCAAAGATGGTG TATTTGTGAATGGGAAATTCTGTAAAGACCCTGCACTTGTTAAAGCTGAAGATTTCTTCAAACATGTTGAAGCTGGGAATGCCTCTAACGCCTTGGGCTCTCAAGTGACTCCAGTCACCGTAGACCAACTATTCGGACTTAACACACTTGGTATATCTTTGGCTCGCATTGATTTTGTGCCTAGGGGTTTAAACCCACCTCACATTCACCCTAGGGGAACAGAGATCCTTATAGTACTCGAAGGCACTCTTTATGTTGGATTTGTCACGTCCAATCAAGACAACAATCGTCTCTTCACCAAAGTGCTAAACAAGGGTGATGTGTTTGTGTTCCCAATTGGTCTTATTCATTTTCAACTAAATGTGGGATATGGCAACGCTGTTGCTATTGCTGGACTTAGCAGTCAAAACCCAGGAGTTATCACCGTTGCAAATGCTTTGTTTAAATCTAATCCGCTTATTTCCGACGAAGTTCTTACCAAAGCTTTTCAAGTGGATAAGAGCATAATTGATTATCTTCAAAAGCAGTCTTGGTATGACAACAACTAG
- the LOC11438866 gene encoding F-box/kelch-repeat protein At1g30090: protein MQRVRFSSQQAPVHKLGDPQMTLSPKFRLAVVQSNLTSQMPELDHSLREELLIPGLPDDVALNCLLRLPVQSHSSCRAVCKRWHMLLGNKERFFTNRKQMGFKDPWLFVFAYHKCTGKIQWQVLDLTHFSWHTIPAMPCKDKVCPHGFRCVSMPHDGTLYVCGGMVSDVDCPLDLVLKYEITKNRWTVMNRMISARSFFASGVIDGMVYAAGGNSTDLYELDSAEVLDPISGNWRAIANMGTNMASYDAAVLNGKLLVTEGWLWPFYVSPRGQVYDPRTNSWETMAVGLREGWTGSSVVVYGHLFVVSELERMKLKVYNQEADSWEAIDGSPLPEQICKPFAVNACDCQIYVVGRNLLVAVGHISKLNPKESCKEKWNFGVQWHVIEAPKSLSNLTPSSSQVLFA, encoded by the coding sequence ATGCAGCGTGTTAGATTTTCGTCTCAACAAGCACCGGTTCACAAGCTAGGTGATCCTCAAATGACACTATCTCCCAAGTTTAGGTTAGCTGTGGTTCAATCTAACTTGACGAGTCAGATGCCAGAGTTAGATCATTCTCTAAGAGAAGAACTCTTAATTCCGGGCTTACCAGATGATGTTGCTCTTAATTGTCTTCTTCGTCTTCCGGTTCAAAGTCATTCATCCTGTAGGGCTGTCTGCAAGAGGTGGCATATGTTACTTGGTAATAAAGAGAGGTTTTTTACTAATAGGAAGCAAATGGGTTTCAAAGATCCTTGGCTTTTTGTATTTGCATATCATAAGTGTACTGGAAAGATTCAATGGCAGGTTCTTGATCTAACTCACTTTTCTTGGCACACCATCCCTGCAATGCCTTGCAAGGACAAGGTTTGTCCTCATGGTTTTCGGTGTGTTTCAATGCCTCACGATGGTACTCTTTACGTATGCGGCGGCATGGTCTCTGACGTGGATTGTCCTCTTGACTTGGTGTTGAAATATGAGATCACGAAAAATCGTTGGACCGTGATGAATCGAATGATCAGTGCTAGGTCCTTTTTTGCCAGTGGAGTAATTGATGGGATGGTTTATGCAGCTGGGGGGAATAGTACTGATCTTTATGAGCTGGATTCAGCTGAGGTATTAGATCCGATTAGTGGGAATTGGCGTGCTATTGCCAACATGGGAACCAATATGGCGTCCTATGATGCTGCAGTTCTAAACGGGAAACTTCTTGTAACAGAAGGATGGTTATGGCCTTTTTATGTCTCTCCTAGAGGACAGGTCTACGATCCGAGAACCAATAGCTGGGAAACTATGGCTGTTGGACTTAGAGAAGGGTGGACTGGTTCAAGTGTGGTTGTTTATGGCCACTTATTTGTTGTTTCTGAGCTCGAAAGAATGAAGCTTAAGGTTTATAACCAGGAAGCCGATTCCTGGGAAGCCATAGATGGCTCCCCTTTGCCTGAGCAAATATGCAAACCTTTTGCTGTGAATGCTTGTGATTGTCAAATTTATGTCGTAGGTCGAAATCTTCTGGTTGCCGTTggtcatatctctaaactgaaCCCAAAAGAAAGTTGCAAGGAGAAATGGAACTTCGGTGTTCAATGGCATGTAATTGAAGCACCCAAAAGTTTATCCAATCTGACCCCTTCAAGCTCTCAGGTGCTATttgcatag